The segment GCACCTCACGATCCAGCAGCGCCTCATCGCCGCGCACGAGGTGTCCTTCGAGCGAGCGCAGGATGCCGTGCACCGACGGGGCGACGAGCGCTGCCTCCTCCGGCACGGCCCAGACCGGCACTGCCGTGCTCCCGCCGGTCGTGCCGCCGTGCACCGCGATCGCGCCGGCGACGGCATCCACGATCTGCGGCGATGCCGAGCCGTCGGCGCGGTTGACGATGACGGCCGCGAGCCCTGCGCGCTCCTGGGCGAGCTCGCCGAGCGCGAGCGTCATGATCTGCGCGAGCTGTTCTGGTGTGCGGGCGGTGCTGGTCCCCAGCTGTTCGCCGTGGCCATGGTTCTCGCGTCCGCCGAGCACGAGCAGCACGGGGGCGCCGAGGTTCACGGCGATCCGCGCGTTGACTCCCAGCTCCGCAGGGCTGGCCACGTCGGTGTAATCGCTGCCGAGGATCACCACGGCGTCGCAGAGCGCCTCGACCGCCCGGTAGCGCTCCACGATCCGCCCGAGGGCCGCGACCGGATCCTGACGCAGCTCCTCGTAAGTGACACCGATGCATTGCGCCGCGTCGAGATCGACGCCGTCGCGGGCCAACAGCATGTCGAGCACGTCGTCGGATCCGTCGGCCGAGCGCGTAATGGGCCGGAAAACCCCCACCCGCGAAGTTGCGCGGCCGAGGGCGTCGATCACGCCGAGGGCGATCAGCGACTTTCCGGAGTGCCCTTCGACCGAGGTGATGTAGATGCTCTGCGCCACGTGCTCAGCGTACGCGGGCGATCCTTCCGGGTCACGCCTCCTGAGGAGTCACCACGGTGCATCGCTCACGGAACCGCGCGCCACCCGTACCGACCGGTGAGGATCGACGCGACCCGGTCGAAGCGGGAGCGATCCAGCGACGCGGCCTCGCGGCGCATCCCCCGGTGGTGAACGCTGTAGAGCTGGTCGATGTCCACCCACGACTCGCGCCCCTCGCGATCCCACGACCCGGAGCCGATCGAGAGGTAGTCGCGATCGTGGTCGTGCGACTTGCTCGTGAGCTTCACCGCGTAGACGCGATCGTCGCTCTGCCGTCCGATCACCAGCACCGGCCGGTCCTTGCCGCGCCCGTCGCGCTCCGCATAGGGCACCCACGTCCAGATGATCTCGCCCGCGTCGGGGTCGCCGTCACGATCAGGGCTGTACGAGACGCGCAGGTCGCGGATGCTGCGCGGATCGATCTCGATCGTCTCCTCGCCGGCGCCCTGCCCCGGCGAGAGCTCGAGGGTGCCCGCAGAAGACCCGCTCCCCGTGCCCATGCGCGCACCGTGCCCGGCAGCGCCCTTGTCCTTCGACGTCAGCGCGTTCACCAGCGCCGC is part of the Microbacterium pseudoresistens genome and harbors:
- a CDS encoding type II toxin-antitoxin system PemK/MazF family toxin; this encodes MSRSGNGILSAVVQVGAALVNALTSKDKGAAGHGARMGTGSGSSAGTLELSPGQGAGEETIEIDPRSIRDLRVSYSPDRDGDPDAGEIIWTWVPYAERDGRGKDRPVLVIGRQSDDRVYAVKLTSKSHDHDRDYLSIGSGSWDREGRESWVDIDQLYSVHHRGMRREAASLDRSRFDRVASILTGRYGWRAVP